The Plasmodium yoelii strain 17X genome assembly, chromosome: 8 genome includes a region encoding these proteins:
- a CDS encoding helicase SKI2W, putative, translating into MAYLYSNLSDFWTSDDEEDGERTDEDFDEDSENNYKDDTNKNYINEERKKNNNENNENNKNNEFEKREDEEELQNTWNIHNTNDCSPTSATSNMNTNAVTGGETALDLADLLNDSRNELFDNIPISSILQNYDINNFIYNDNLLKYCEAGVTINNESSCNEPLTLNEEFNFNCYSHFDYINPPNIKSSYTSTKDKESNAMDLISIENGENNFIDMCIQNKDELNHKIKDISVKEISNEMAKEECMQEDEKKISNEIINETMKKLEVIPEKQNVKYIRKKWVIEDNESDVSNFSKNDLLLSYNFELDDFQKRSVKHINNFKHVFVAAHTSAGKTLIAEHAIALSIKLNKKAIYTSPIKALSNQKYYEFKNIFKNVGIITGDVKMNVNANCLIMTTEILRNLLYLNDNIINNIHCVIFDEVHYVNDEFRGVIWEESIIMLPPHVQIVLLSATVPNYLQFADWVGFTKQKEVIAISTKKRPVPLLHYIYAHDSLFLIMDEKNKFYSSAFKEIYIKIREKEEAGKKGKELMGSSHGGKKKMYYSDPKNNKDNQMEKQNKTGTTNNLGDKQNDTVKGYYQYCKQKQKQRMFQNEANMKTEIQKLQALIKKLDEDNKLPVVLFCFSRIKCETYAKSMPHLNFLDNKKKSKVHLFIKESASKLCDQDRELNQIKILSKLLENGIGVHHSGLLPILKEIVEILFSKGLIKVLFATETFAMGINMPAKSVIFTSIYKHDHLKKRILTSSEYTQMSGRAGRRSSDSYGYVYIYCSDNIPDQVQLTEMMMQKAVSLKSKFKVTYNMILKLLINKQINIEKMLFSSFLESCRALQIPLFKKDLKRKKKMLQNIKQVECVYTSDLNQIAPIENYVYIDHKLKNIGLNLHKKLFDMKNSNAFVVGRIMLLNTIDLFRSSVYAVYLGCDKSSNKKKNNKVNFAQNSIFFFQNDKEENEIMERFFFLFILPDFIGYGDLTNNTDSTNVNKNGTNNSTAVSNENTNTEKTQLTSENINMYENYKNVFACTNNKKDINIIYHSTFDSNDMNKKHFVVCSNVGIENISLITNTIIKIPNVSTNALLNNPKNLLLYTLELDRLIKKETFEPFTLTKMLKSLKCEFYSVLINQSDYLDSLKKSLCYNCSLKDEHYELVCKKNDCINDIENIERNINAKSLNLYEDLEGKLNVLKHFSFIDDDNNLTIKGKIASYITLTDEITLTQIIFENVLNNLNPPEIAAVLSCFVSPEKKVEESPDLTLNLQDVKLALTNIHSKFEEFYKVIRLKISTEEHWKLCNFKLMFIAYKWALGVSFSELLEQSEFEEGLIVRSIQRLDNLCRKVRIAFLYLGNVDLAEKTEKASLLLRRDIVFTTSLYLQ; encoded by the coding sequence atggcATATTTATATTCGAATTTGTCCGATTTTTGGACGAGTGATGATGAAGAAGATGGGGAGCGAACTGACGAAGATTTCGATGAGGATtcagaaaataattataaagatgatacaaataaaaattatataaatgaagaaagaaaaaaaaataataatgaaaataatgaaaataataaaaataatgaatttgaAAAAAGGGAAGATGAAGAAGAGTTACAAAATACTTGGAACATACACAACACCAATGATTGTTCCCCCACATCTGCTACTTCAAATATGAACACCAATGCTGTGACGGGGGGTGAAACAGCTTTGGATTTAGCAGATTTATTGAACGATTCTAGAAATGaattatttgataatataCCGATCTCTagtattttacaaaattatgatataaacaattttatttataatgacaatctattaaaatattgtGAAGCGGGTGTaactataaataatgaaagtTCCTGTAATGAGCCTCTAACATTAAATGAggaatttaattttaattgttATAGTCATTTTGATTATATAAATCCCCCAAATATTAAATCTTCTTATACATCTACAAAAGATAAAGAATCAAATGCTATGGATTTAATAAGTATCGAAAATGGTGAAAACAATTTTATAGATATGTGTATCCAAAATAAAGACGAACTTAATCATAAAATTAAAGACATTTCTGTAAAAGAAATTTCGAACGAAATGGCGAAGGAAGAATGTATGCAAGaagacgaaaaaaaaataagcaatGAAATAATCAACGAAACGATGAAAAAATTAGAGGTAATACCtgaaaaacaaaatgtaaaatacataagaaaaaaatgggTGATTGAAGACAATGAATCTGATGTATCTAACTTTTCTAAAAATGATTTACTACTAAGTTATAATTTTGAACTTGATGATTTTCAAAAAAGATCagtaaaacatataaataattttaaacatGTATTTGTTGCAGCACATACATCAGCAGGTAAAACATTAATAGCAGAACATGCTATAGCATtatcaataaaattaaataaaaaggcAATTTATACAAGCCCTATAAAAGCTTTAAGtaatcaaaaatattatgaatttaaaaatatatttaaaaatgttggAATAATAACCGGTGATGTAAAAATGAATGTTAATGCAAATTGTCTAATTATGACTACAGAAATATTAcgaaatttattatatttaaatgataatattattaataatatacattgtGTAATTTTTGATGAAGTACATTATGTAAATGATGAATTTAGAGGAGTTATATGGGAAGAGTCAATAATAATGCTCCCTCCACATGTCCAAATAGTATTATTAAGTGCTACTGTTCCTAATTATTTACAATTTGCTGATTGGGTTGGTTTTACAAAACAAAAAGAAGTTATTGCAATTTCGACAAAAAAAAGACCAGTGCCATTgttgcattatatatatgctcaCGATTctctatttttaattatggatgaaaaaaataaattttactCATCTGCttttaaagaaatatatattaaaattagaGAAAAGGAAGAAGCGGGGAAAAAGGGAAAAGAACTAATGGGATCATCACAtggaggaaaaaaaaaaatgtattattctGATCccaaaaataataaggatAATCAAAtggaaaaacaaaataaaacagGTACTACTAATAACTTGGGAGACAAACAAAATGACACAGTAAAAGGATATTATCAATATTGCAAGCAAAAACAAAAGCAAAGAATGTTTCAAAATGAAGCTAACATGAAAACTGAAATTCAAAAATTACAAGCtcttattaaaaaattagatGAAGATAATAAACTTCCAgttgttttattttgtttttctagAATAAAATGTGAAACATATGCAAAAAGTATGCCACATTTAAACTTTTTAgataataagaaaaaatctaaagtacatttatttataaaagaatCGGCTTCCAAATTATGTGATCAAGATAGAGaattaaatcaaataaaaatattatcaaaattattgGAGAATGGTATAGGAGTTCATCATAGTGGTTTGTTAccaatattaaaagaaattgttgaaattttattttcaaaaggTTTAATAAAAGTATTATTTGCAACTGAAACATTTGCTATGGGTATTAATATGCCAGCTAAATCAGTTATCTTTACTTCGATTTATAAACAtgatcatttaaaaaaaagaatattaaCATCTTCAGAATATACACAAATGTCTGGTAGGGCAGGAAGAAGATCATCTGATTCATATGGATACgtttatatttattgctCTGATAATATTCCTGATCAAGTACAATTAACAGAAATGATGATGCAAAAAGCAGTTAGCTTAAAAAGTAAATTTAAAGTtacatataatatgatattaaaattgttaataaataaacaaattaatattgaaaaaatgttattcaGTTCATTTTTAGAAAGTTGTAGAGCATTACAAATAcctttatttaaaaaagatttaaagagaaaaaaaaaaatgttacaaaatattaaacaaGTTGAATGTGTATATACAAGTGATTTGAACCAAATTGCACCGAtagaaaattatgtatatatagatcataaattaaaaaatatcggattaaatttacataaaaaattattcgaTATGAAAAATAGTAATGCTTTTGTTGTTGGAAGAATTATGCTTCTAAATACTATTGATCTATTTCGTAGTTCGGTTTATGCTGTTTATTTAGGATGTGATAAAAgcagtaataaaaaaaaaaataataaagtaaATTTTGCTCAAAAtagtattttcttttttcaaaatgataaagaagaaaatgaaataatggaacgatttttctttttatttattttacctGATTTTATCGGATATGGTGATTTGACAAATAATACTGATTCTACTAATGTCAACAAAAATGGTACGAATAATTCAACAGCCGTTTCTAATGAAAATACAAATACAGAAAAAACTCAATTGACttcagaaaatataaatatgtacgaaaattataaaaatgtatttgcATGTACTAACAATAAAAaggatataaatattatttaccACTCCACATTCGATAGTAatgatatgaataaaaaacattttgTTGTATGTTCAAATGTAggtatagaaaatatatctcTTATTACAAAtactataataaaaataccaAATGTTAGTACAAATGCGCTTTTAAATAATcctaaaaatttattattatatacattggAATTAGAtagattaataaaaaaagaaacattTGAACCGTTTACTTTAacaaaaatgttaaaatcgTTAAAGTGTGAATTTTATTCTGTACTTATTAATCAATCTGATTATTTAGACAGTTTAAAAAAATCTCTTTGTTATAACTGTAGTCTAAAAGATGAACATTATGAACTTGTCTGTAAAAAAAACGATTGTATAAATGATATTGAAAACATTGaaagaaatataaatgcaaaatcattaaatttatatgaagATTTAGAAGGAAaattaaatgttttaaaacatttttcatttattgaTGATGACAATAATTTAACAATAAAAGGGAAAATAGCTAGTTATATTACATTAACAGATGAAATAACATTAACacaaattatttttgaaaatgttCTTAACAATTTAAATCCACCAGAAATTGCAGCTGTTTTATCATGTTTTGTTTCACCAGAAAAAAAG
- a CDS encoding small nuclear ribonucleoprotein Sm D3, putative, protein MSVGTPIKLIHEGIGHTISVETKSGILYRGILLFAEDNMNCLLSNVTVVKQDGKQILLEQVYIRGGSVSFMIFPDMLRYAPIFKVNKSKAKTNFATIRRAMEAHARIASKSKDLKA, encoded by the exons ATGTCAGTAGGAACCCCCATTAAATTAATACATGAAGGAATAGGCCATACCATATCAGTTGAAACAAAATCCGGAATCCTTTATAGAGGAATATTG ttaTTCGCAGAAGATAATATGAATTGCTTGCTATCAAATGTTACAGTTGTTAAGCAAGACGGAAAGCAAATTTTGTTAGAG CAAGTTTATATAAGAGGAGGCAGTGTTTCATTTATGATTTTTCCAGATATGCTTAGATATGCCCCAATATTTAAAGTAAATAAATCAAAGGCTAAGACAAATTTTGCAACTATTAGAAGAGCAATGGAAGCACATGCTCGAATAGCTTCAAAAAGTAAAGACTTGAAGGCATAG
- a CDS encoding seroreactive antigen BMN1-9B: MINGRKNKNIKTKNYVINVNCYTWINNNHGLFDYESDNFYKKCFKIKCLYNYYYILKDDINVEVKNEEEINKISLNNTNLKVICKIKYTNNNYQLIPCIENLYDERNDNKNNSEENESNEQNEANKFWIIVKYLKNKTSILHENDIIKLGRVKLKVKKIITNIQQEKEYNKSLSPFDEDECETAAPELEHFARINNDGILEGGMADVNIMSNHFVSGTINQNIQFGDNNTPDKDVCIKCGTLSDNFDSNSYALYNYINDSEGNELDNNNNNSSSSNGIIRSENYSLRRDENDKREDNIDIPGHNYMLKNNTPNEVTINTRAKINNTVGSPKNSIQKKVNIITEKNNIPSKLIDSDYSYNNFYSNVKNNDNNKTSENEHGSHISNNFDNNSIFLKKYDEKNYSIHLKDQKNGDNNCDCNNNVCEKKDNIICPHRNNENNKEKENSKAVKFSNVEQNENFENNRNKLNEDKKNTNINMINHVNMSDETDKSNFVNYTSNMLEKEIDDSIYDNDDDYSIYDYNVNSKNSINGNMKNGETGNDVNLCKGDLQGNANNNNINNIYDNTIDKMKEGMKSASYNSLNINTLNCGIPSLYNCRICLCEYENEDNPLISPCKCKGSMKYIHLNCLRTWMKGRLNVRSDGDSTVSFFWKQLNCELCKFPYPTYISVQNKCLELYEIPKPELPYMIIELLNDKSKGFYIVSLANAKSARMGRGHDSDVRVNDISVSRFHALIKFLNGNFYIEDCKSKFGTLIQIRRPVFFNIRRSKFIALQIGRTVMYIYMKRKNWMFLPVCLKLPRTKDDDVSALDNFSSKLLVDNSLNISNNNFEYNLVYNPSENDPSEGDHQDSNENRNENRNENCDPNCDANRDQNDVNQTHPHNSPNNSKTLGINLNSTGSIHNTTVNDMPITQSNEINDQNNFKNDENNNSASKNAMNRNNSKNCY; encoded by the coding sequence atgataaatggtcgaaaaaataaaaatataaaaaccaAAAACTATGTAATAAATGTTAATTGCTATACATGGATAAATAATAACCATGGATTATTCGATTATGAAAGtgacaatttttataaaaaatgctttaaaataaaatgcttatataattattattatatattaaaagatgaTATAAATGTGGAggtaaaaaatgaagaagaaataaataaaatatcgttaaataatacaaatttaaaagtaatatgtaaaataaaatatacaaataataattaccAGTTAATTCCATGTATTGAAAATTTATACGATGAGagaaatgataataaaaataattctgaAGAAAACGAATCAAATGAACAGAATGAAGCAAATAAATTCTGGATTAttgttaaatatttaaaaaataaaacatcaATATTAcatgaaaatgatataataaaacTAGGAAGAGTTAAAttaaaagttaaaaaaattataactaATATTCAGCAAGAAAAAGAATATAACAAATCTTTATCTCCATTTGATGAAGATGAATGCGAAACAGCTGCACCTGAGCTAGAGCATTTTGCAAGAATTAATAATGATGGAATACTTGAAGGGGGAATGGCAGATGTAAATATCATGTCTAATCATTTTGTAAGTGGAACTATTAAtcaaaatatacaatttgGTGATAATAATACTCCCGATAAAGATGTTTGTATTAAATGTGGTACATTAAGTGATAATTTTGATTCCAATTCATAtgctttatataattatataaatgattcTGAAGGTAATGAgcttgataataataataataatagtagtagTAGCAATGGCATTATCCGTTCAGAAAATTATTCTCTGCGTCgtgatgaaaatgataaaagaGAAGATAACATAGATATACCTGGTCATAATTATATgcttaaaaataatacaccAAATGAAGTAACAATTAATACGAGAGCCAAAATAAACAATACAGTGGGGTCCCCTAAAAATAGCatacaaaaaaaagtaaatataataactgaaaaaaataatattcctTCAAAATTAATAGATTCTGATTATTcatataacaatttttacTCAAATGTAaaaaacaatgataataataaaacttcAGAAAATGAACACGGGAGTCATATAagtaataattttgataataacagtatatttttgaaaaaatatgatgaaaaaaattattcaatTCATTTAAAAGATCAAAAAAATGGGGATAATAATTGTGATTGCAATAATAATgtatgtgaaaaaaaagacaatataatatgtCCTCATcgaaataatgaaaataataaagaaaaggaaaattCAAAAGCAGTTAAATTTAGTAATGtcgaacaaaatgaaaactttgaaaataatagaaataaaCTTAATgaggataaaaaaaatacaaatattaatatgataAATCATGTTAATATGTCTGATGAAACAGATAAATCAAATTTTGTTAACTATACTTCTAATATGCTTGAAAAAGAAATTGATGATAGTATAtatgataatgatgatgattATAGTATTTACGATTATAACGTGAATAGCAAAAATTCCATAAATGGTAACATGAAAAATGGAGAAACTGGTAATGATGTGAATTTGTGTAAAGGCGATTTGCAAGGAAATgcaaacaataataatattaataatatatacgaTAATACAATAGATAAAATGAAAGAAGGAATGAAAAGTGCATCATataattcattaaatataaatacattgaATTGTGGAATACCAAGTTTGTATAATTGTAGAATATGTTTATGTGAATATGAGAATGAAGACAACCCTTTAATATCACCTTGCAAATGTAAAGGTTCAATGAagtatatacatttaaattGTTTACGTACATGGATGAAAGGAAGATTAAATGTAAGAAGTGATGGTGACTCTActgtttcttttttttggaaaCAATTAAATTGTGAATTATGTAAATTTCCATATCCAACATATATATCTGtacaaaataaatgtttaGAATTATATGAAATTCCCAAACCTGAATTACCATATATGattatagaattattaaatgataaaagtaaaggtttttatattgttagtTTAGCTAATGCAAAATCTGCTCGAATGGGAAGGGGGCATGATAGTGATGTTCGGGTAAATGATATATCTGTTTCGAGATTTCATGCacttattaaatttttaaatggaaatttttatatagaagATTGTAAAAGTAAATTTGGCACATTAATCCAAATTAGAAGAcctgttttttttaatattcgAAGAAGTAAATTTATAGCCTTACAAATTGGAAGAACtgtaatgtatatatatatgaaaagaaaaaattggATGTTTTTGCCCGTTTGTTTAAAACTTCCAAGAACTAAGGATGATGATGTTAGTGCTTTGGACAACTTTTCTTCAAAGCTGCTTGTAGATAATAGTTTGAATATTTCCAACAATAATTTTGAGTATAATTTGGTGTATAATCCTAGTGAAAATGATCCAAGCGAAGGCGACCATCAAGATTCCAACGAAAATCGTAATGAAAATCGTAACGAAAATTGTGACCCAAATTGTGACGCAAATCGTGATCAGAATGATGTTAATCAAACTCATCCTCACAATTCACCTAATAATAGTAAAACTCTTGGAATAAATCTTAACAGCACTGGAAGTATTCATAATACTACAGTCAATGATATGCCAATAACTCAAAGTAACGAAATAAACGACCAGAATAATTtcaaaaatgatgaaaataataattcagcTAGCAAAAATGCTATGAATCgaaataattcaaaaaattgctattaa